A stretch of DNA from Fibrobacter sp. UWB11:
GAAGAACGATACAACTGGAGGGATTGCGAAGTCCCTGCCGATGAGAAATGGGTCGAACCCGATGGAACAGGATTCCAAACCACAGAACTTAACAACGCCTGGTTAGTATCCTCTGCCATCAACACCACTGTAAAGTTTATCGATGTGTCAAAACAAGACTTGCCCTGTATAGTCATCATCCCTGAAGAAGATAATTCTTGTACCTTTACAGAGACACACAAGAACTGCATATTGAACGCCTCAGCCAAGGAAAAAGTTCACAAAGTCAAATTCAAGTTTAAAAATGTCGAATCGGGCAAAAACCCGTCCTTTACAGTACATAGAGGCTCTGACCCCAAGGTCTGTCGATATAATGAAGCCAACGCAGAACACGAATGTATCGTAAACGTGTACAGGGAAGGTAAAATATCCATGAGCATCGATACAGACAACGATGACAACAAGGATTTTAAATACTGGCAATGCGAAGGCCCCAGCTGTCCCAATCACGAAAAGTGGAACTCGAACAACTTCTCGGAATTTACAGTCTCTGATAACGAAACCGTCATAACAGTGATGTATAATGAAGTCGACAAGCATTGCTTCTTTGACAAGTTCGAAAACAGTGCCGCAGCCTGTAACGATCTTCCGTCAAACGAAAGAAAGGAATACTGCATTGACTACTGCGCCCCCGCAGACCATTGCGAATCGGCATCCATCACTGACGGCAACTTTGCCGATGCAAAATGGCACTTGGTCCGTGGCAAAATAAGCATGGTTGATTACGAAAACGGTATATTATCCATTCAAAAAAATGGCGACATCACCTTAATGAGCACCATCAATGCCGATGCAGGAACACACGGAACACTGAAGGCTTTGGTTCGCTTGCCTAGAGACGACTCTCAATCAGGATTCTTGTTGGGTTCCGATGCAGAAGCAACAAGCTACCTAAAACTCAGCGTTTTCATAGACGACTACGGCAGTGCCGCAGTTCGTGTATGCAATGCCGGTGGCACAACATGCCGTGAAGAATCACTGTCTTTGTCCGTAACAGAAAATGACATGGTCATGATTGAAGCCGAAATTACCGCTACAGAAATAACGGTTGCATTATCGAAGGGTAACGAAAGCACGAAGGCAAGTACCAAATTCCTTCTTGGCACATGGAGTGGCTACTTTGAAGGTTCGCATGTCGGATTGCGCATGGCAAGCCCCAAGTTCAAGATTTACGGTATTGGCTGGAAGAGTACAAACTACGAATGTTTCAACACCTACCCCACAATCAAATGTTCTTTCGCGGCCGTAGCCTATTATGGAGTTATTCCGACAACAAAACCGGTAAAGCCATGGGTCGGCTATTCTGGCTGGGAAGGCTGGAATTCAAGCGATTGCACCGAAAAATACTACTACCGAGGTGACGACGCTTGCAACGGTGACAATTATGGGTACACCACATGCGAAGACGATGGCTACATTTTTGATTTCACAAGTAGCGGAAAGCATGGTTACACTGATTTGAGTGGAACCGACATAAGAACCGCAAAAGTCGGCCTCGAATGTCAAAACACTTATTCATCGGATAATACCGAAGAAATGATGTGGGCAAATGACAGTGCTCATTGCGGTGTTTTCTGGACGGGTCCTCAGAACGTATGCTCTACAACAGATAAGATTACTGGCGAAATTTCTTTGCCCGGATCGGGCCAACAATCTGCTGCATTTACAAGAGCTATAAATATGCGTTCCGGCCAGCTGAAAATAGACCTCAAAAACGACGATAATAGCGAAGTATGGGTATGGTTATACAGCCAAGGAACAGGAGATGAGCTCTACCCCAGCGAACACGTTTCCATGAATGGAGAAACAAAGACATTTAATGCCAGCGATTTCGAAACAGAAACGGGTGGATTCGACATTTCTAAGGTAAAGAGTGTACACTTCGAAAACAAGGGTAGCGGAAGCGTAACCGTAAAGAACGTTTCTGCTCTCTGCGAAACGGCAGTTCGAGTCAAGAGTTGCCAAGCCGAAGACAAAGTAAAAGGAACTTCCAGCTTTATGTTTATAGGAGGCAAGACATATATGTATGTCCAACTTACGGCTGCTATAAACAATAGAGATGGTGTGGACAATTACCAAATTATCGCCCATAGACATTCCACCAATACGACCAAGACATACGAAATAGACAAAGCAGATATCGTGGTATATGGTACAGAAAATGCTATGATTACCATACCGAGAGGTCTCGATGACATCAATGGATTACTTAGCGACTGGTCATTCAGCCTCAAGTTAAAATCGGATGGCGCAGACTATGGCGAAGAAAAAGAATGTCGAACAATCACAGGATTTACACCGGCTTGCAAAATCGAACAACCCGGCCCTGGAGAAGATCCTGAAGTGAATCAAAACGCAGCACATTTCAAAGCATGGATATACAACTGCAATGGTTGCAGTTACACAGTCACACTCGATGGCGATGAAAAAATCAGTGGAAACTGCACGGCCAAAACAGGACATGGGCTTGTGTACGCCCCCAGTAATAAATGTGACATCAAAATCGATAACAAAGACATGCCCACCCTAACTGTCGGAACAACCTATAAGTTTAGGTTATATAGCCCTGATGGAGATTTTGACGAGTGCGAAAAGACATTTACAGTTAAAGAAAACGGCACGGAACCACAGCCAAGCAATGTGAATTTGGATTGTGATAATCTTAATGTTACAGTCGACGGTACTTCTGTAACGATTGAAACTAAATCAACGGGATGTGGTCCAGCAGAAGATTGCACATACAACATAGTACCTGCTGCCGATGGAAGTGGCGATTACAGTGATAACCAAACCATCAATTTCTCCTATGGAGGAAGTCAAACTTCAGTGACGCACAAACTTACCATAAGCAACGGGAAAAAATCTGACGATTGCAACTTTAACGTAACCTACAGTTCTAGTTCAGCAAAGAGCAGTAGTAGTTCTGCGAAGAGCAGTAGCAGTTCTGCAAAGAGCAGCAGTAGCTCTGCAAAGAGCAGCAGTAGTTCTAAGACCAACGATTTCGATTGCAATGATCATAATTCAATTGTAATGCAACCAGGAACTGGAGATGTACAAGATATCGAAGTTAGCGCAGGGCAATGTGTAAAATACACTATGCAACAGTCTAACACATTAAGAATCGGAAGTTGGTGGTCTCCACACTGTCCAGTTAATATCAAAATAAAGAATTGCGATGGAACATTTACCACTATATCACACGATTGTTCTGGTTGGATTAGTGTATATCAAACGCAAAAATGCACCATTTACGCAAAACCAGAACTAGACATAAAATGGAAAATCTATGACTGGAATTAACAAATAACAGCAAAGCTCCCCCCACCGGGGAGCTTTTTTCATATTTACTCGTGCAAGAAATGCACATTTTTTCTAAATTTCGCCGTACTATGAGTGAAGCTATTAACAATGTCAAGCAGGCCTTTGATGCAGAACTTGCACAAACGGACCTCACCAATCAAGAAGCGGTCAACAATCTCCGCGTAAAGTACCTCGGCAAGAAGGGCGCCGTCACCGACCTCATGAAGCAGATGGGTTCGCTCAGCGCCGAAGAACGCCCTGCTTACGGCAAGCTCGTGAACGAACTGAAGGTTGCTGTTTCCGAAGCAATCGACAAGGCTATCGAAACGGCAAACGAAGCCGCTCTCCAGAAGAAACTCGCCAGCGGCGCTGTCGATATCACGCTCCCGGGCGCAGGTATCGCCGCCGGTTCTACGCACCCGCTGTACGACGTCCGCGAAGAAATCATCGACTTCTTTGCGCAGATGGGTTTTGATGTGGACTTCGGTCGCGACATCGAAACGGATTGGTACAACTTTGAAGCGCTCAACACTCCGCCTGACCATCCGAGCCGCGACATGCAGGACACATTCTACGTCGACAACAAGGTCATGCTCCGCACGCACACGTCGGGCACCCAGATTCACTACATGGAAACGCACAAGCCGCCTTTCCGCATGATTGCTCCGGGCCACGTGTTCCGCGTCGATAACGATGCGACCCACGCTCCGATGTTCCAGCAGTGCGAAGGTCTTGTCGTTGACGAAAACATTAGCTTCGCCGACCTCAAGGGCGTGCTCCAGGTGTTCATGAACAAACTCTTTGGCGCAGGCGTCAAGACTCGCTTCCGTCCGAGCTTCTTCCCGTTCACGGAACCGTCTGCAGAAATGGACGTGAGCTGCGTGTTCTGCGGTGGCAAGGGTTGCCGTCGTTGCAAGGGCACGGGCTGGATGGAAATCGGTGGTTGCGGCTCTGTGGACCCGAACGTGTTCAAAAACTGCGGCATTGATTCCGAAAAGTTCACAGGCTTTGCATTCGGTTTCGGTCTTGACCGTATCGCCATGCTCCGCCATGAGATTCCGGAAATCGGACTTTTGACAGCCAACGATCAGAGATTCCTGAGCCAATTCTAAGTTAATTCGAAATTAGGAATTAAAAAGTGAAAAGGCGGGCTTAAGCCCGCCATTTTTCATTAGATCCTTCGACTTCGTGCTTCGCACTGCGCTCAGGATGACAGAAGCGGGCGAAGCCCGCCCATGTTTAAGAGCGCTTGTAGTCGTCCTGCACGCGGATGATGTCGTCTTCGCCGGTGTATTCGCCGACCTGGACTTCAACAATCACGAGCGGAAGCTTGCCTTCGTTCTGCAAACGATGAACCGTTCCCGACGGGATGTATGTCGATTCATTCGGACGCACATAGAACACCTTGTCGCCAACAGTCACTGTAGCGGTACCGCTCACAACGACCCAATGTTCAGAACGGTGCAAATGCTTCTGCAACGAGAGGCGTTCGCCCGGACGCACGACAATGCGCTTCATCTTGTAGCGGTCTGTCGATTCGAGCACGGAGTAAGTACCCCACGGACGATTGACCGTCTGCGGCACAGTCGGCAAGTCAGAGCCGCGAGCCTTGAGTTCGTCAACAACTTTCTTTACCTTCTGGCTGCTTGCAAGCGGAGCGACCAAGAGTGCATCCGGCGTATCGACAATCAACATGTTATCCAAATCGATTGTGCAAATCTGACGCTGACCGCCAAGCACGAGCGAGTTCTTGGAACCAATGCCCAAGTGCTTTGCGTTTATGTTGTTGCCGTTTTCATCGTGATCGAATTCACCATAGAGAGAATCGAATGCACCAAGATCAGACCAGCCGATATCGCTCGGCACGACCTTCACCTTCGAAGATTTTTCCATCACAGCGTAGTCAATCGAATTCGAAGGAATGTTCATCATGTCTTCATGATCGACACGAATAAGCGAGTCCTTATTTTCTTTCTTGGCATTTGCAAAGGCTACCTTAGCGGCGCTCAAGATATCCGGAGAATAAACTTCAAGTTCGCTCAAGAACGTAGAAGCCTTGAAGCAGAAGATACCGCTGTTCCAGAAGAATCTTCCAGAAGCGACATACTTCTTTGCAGTTTCCAAATCCGGCTTTTCAACAAAGCGCTTGACATCTTCGCCATTCGCTTCAATGTAGCCGTAGCCAGTTTCCGGGCCCGTCGGCGTAATGCCAAACGTCACCAAGAAACCTTTCTTAGCAAATTCTTCGGCCTTGCGCAAACAATCTTCGTAGGCGTCAGCCTTGCGAATCACGTGATCCGAAGGAGACACGAGAACGATATCGTCCGGATTCAAGCCGAGGCAGGCAAGAGCAATTGCCGGAGCCGTATTGCGACCCACCGGTTCCAGGAGGAAGCGTGCCTTGTCAGCGCCGACTTCCTCGAGCTGGTCCTTAGCCAAGAAATACTGATCCGCATTGCTAACAATGTATTGAGCTTCACAAATGCGAGAATTGGTTTTTACAGTACGCTGGAACAAGGATGCACCGTCAAAAAGACGTGCAAACTGTTTCGGCATAAGGGAGCGGCTAATCGGCCAAAGACGCGTTCCGCTACCACCACACAAAATCAAGTTAATCATTTTAATAGCCCTGATAACTGTTATTTAGAGCTGGCTTTCTTTTGAGAAGGAGTCTTCCAACCAGCGTTATTAATTTCCTGGATATTCTGAACGATATTCGTACCAGTGTAAACAGCATTCATCGTCGGCAAGATCAAGCTAAGAAGACGGTTCCAAGTTGCAATACCAGAAGCATCGACATAAACGATATCACGCGGATTCAATTCGAAGCGGTCGGCCATTGCTAAAGCCAAAGCATTCTTTGCATCCAACTGATAGATATCAATCTTTTCTTGGGACGTGTTTCTTATAACATAAACATCTTTCGGCGAAGCATTGATGGCATTCACACCACCGGCAGAAGCAAGAGCTTCAGCCAAGGACAAATAGCTATCCATGCGGACAATGCCGGTTCTGTTCACTTCACCAAGGACGTACACCTTTCTGTCACGTTCCATTTGGCTTCTTAACGGGACAAAGAGTTGGTCACCCGGCTTCACGAGAATACGGTCAATGGCAATATTATCCTTGAATGCACGGACATAGTCGATGTTATAGATTTTTTCGCCACGACGAAGCTGAACAAACGAAGGATCGGCCAATTCACTAAAGCCGCCCACATTTGCAATCATATCAGAAATCGTCATCGGGTTTTCATCAAACCTTACAACACCCGGTCTATTGACGGCACCAGAAACAAAAGCCTTACGGCTGTGGTAACCAGTCACGCGAACATCCACCTGAGGATCGTTAAGAATCTTGTCCGAAAGGCGTTTTGTAATTTCGGCGCGAAGTTCCTGAGCGGTAAGACCAGCAACCTGAATTTCACCGGCATACGGGTAGAAAAGCTTGCCATCGGTCGTCACCTTTTGGCCGGCCGGCTGGTATTGACCCATCGGGGAAGTCAGTTCCGGATGTTCCCAGACAACCACCTGAACCATATCCAAAGGTCCAATCCTGTATTCCAAGTCAGGAAGGGAATCCACCAGCAAATCTTCCAATTTGCCTTCGTACGGATTCGGGGCGACCTGCACCGGTTCACCCATGTCACCTTCGTCAATGGAATGTAGTTTGAACGTAATTCCATTATAGGTCGTGGAGTCTGTGGGAATGTCCATTCGCATCTGAGGAGCAGCAAAGCAACCGCTCAAGATAACTCCGGCTACACCACAAAGAGCAATACCAATTTTATTCATACGTTTCCTTTTTAGAATTATTTTGCGGCTTCACTCTGCCTAATTTTTTCAACCCAATACGGAGTCAGTTTGGAAATAAAATTCCAGGCCATGACATACGCATTTTCCGGTCTTCTGTACGGGTCAGGAATATCGACCTGGCGGGATTCACCATAGCGAAACACCTTACCTTCGAGCCACGGGTATTTGTGCAAAAGTTCCCTTTTATGCCCATTTTCCATTACCAAAATCAAATCGGCCCATTTAAGAATGTCCAAATTGATTTGACGTGCCTTGTGAGCGCTCATGTCAATGCCATGCTGCAAGGCTATCTTCTGGGAAATTTCGTGAGCAGGATTATCCACCAAAGCACCAAGGCCCGCACTCATTACATTGAAGTCCGGTCCGAGTTCTTTTTTTAAAAGGTACTCCCCTGTTGGGCTGCGGCAGATATTCCCTGTACAAACGACAAGAATGTTTTTCATGATAGCGTAATAATAGAAAAATAAGTTTAAGTTTACAATCAATAGGCATCAGTCATAACTAATGACAAACGTCTAAAACTATAAATCAAAAGCGAAGCCAAGATCCTTGAGGCACGGGTTCTTGGTATCCTTTTCGGAGAGGAGCGGTTCAAAACCGTCTCCCACCGGCCACTTGATGCCAATTTCCGGATCGTTCCACATCAGGCCACCTTCGTCGCCCGGGGCGTAGAAACGCGTGCACTTGTAAACAAACGATGCCGTTTCGGAAAGCACTACAAAGCCGTGAGCAAAGCCTTCGGGAATGTAGAATTGCTTCTTGTTTTCGGCAGAGAGCGTAACGCCCACCCATTTGCCGAACGTCTTGCTGTTCTTGCGGAGGTCGACGGCCACATCAAAGACTTCGCCTTCGATGACGCGGACAAGCTTGCCCTGCGGATTCTGCTTTTGGAAATGGAGACCGCGAAGCACGCCCTTCTTGCTGCGAGATTCATTATCTTGCACGAAATCGACATCAATGCCACCTTCGGCAAAGTCGCGGCGGCTGTAGGTTTCCATAAAATAACCGCGGGCATCGCCGAACACGGTCGGTTCAATGATTTTCACACCTTCGATTTTTGTATCTATAAAGTTAAACTTTCCCATTTTAGCAATTACCTGTTCTTGTACATCGTTTCGTAATACTTTTCGTAGTCGCCGCTCGTGATGTTGTCCAGCCATTCCTGGTTGTCCAAGTACCAGCGCACGGTCTTTTCGATACCTTCTTCGAACTGCAACGACGGTTCCCAGCCGAGTTCCTTCTGGAGCTTGGTGGAATCAATAGCGTAGCGGGCATCGTGGCCCAAGCGGTCCGTCACGTAAGTGATGAGGTTCAAGTCTTCGCCTTCAGCA
This window harbors:
- a CDS encoding pilus assembly PilX N-terminal domain-containing protein; protein product: MRTDYLKSRAGVSLITVLMFMLVATIAATATWKFISSEGFSSASRMLKREAYQSAQAGIENARSWMTFHGNDVGALIKQFQEKGKPINIDDQLRPLQKAGQNYHVWVTGVNTTNSTYKIKVLSTGESRNETSHTEVAIFNVDGLYRVKLPVTQSSSNFAEAFHGELKSIDKLNIDKAVITQTPDVRNAGGQAMNDVTVTNYLILDGSFYANDKNNIKELYVTGDVGTCSGINVTNNMYVHGNFYPGNVKSTIGGSLYAEGNINLRDFYPYTAITGGCYNDKPGDLEVGGNITADTLIYYDHGGAHAFNAKSSVVFNSIRFPSSFNDATVIDSIIVGHNVYVKGNSPGKMGNAQPCTGYPHFSNKIDGRDAIRRTRFGSGDGDKIWIYGFYTYLSGTTPNNFTVCTETGSTTGKKINTKCRTTDGFTCARSLNYNKWLGYKGQFLETEPSEDEIASWKANKLDIYKAKLEERDESCDRIKTPIQVNTKIFELGLTHSKTSPNGCNANIWSEWDNSTELMNECYQIAKNNGKLYNDNWLILEFGTPMGWQAHKMGGTLNGNFIFKFNANSTNHSAYLPATSGNSKVFLYLPNGWPSPSNYAIEFAEKSGDHRYFVFSEDDVVRFDMNTLENPMSGSVVMGKNASTGKCASFNTVGNNTLYARFDQELTEDLSDASIICDNDGSNTCSGMAAASSSSGGSGGDDGYDHYYVSMAPQLGISLESQTKSFEKVTDSDNLASSFIILPRVISLPNDPYGTLGDYINVITLNKPQNAAPLAKTNLDLGSCTKVNSYSSLDISSLNSKMFSPDGNRLPKGTYKCDISADGYDETVPVWLAIDNKELRNLHQVSFAEPSQEIGGSETKDIYIRLQPKINSIDLQVSCPTPPSNWSYEYVLNDVTTGGTCTFTVANPYNTERLMKLFTIKTDAATSGTMTFQILDGENYIPTAPTTTGLYMGTTGSVNRAQATFEQLDDYCHTHADECPTEEERYNWRDCEVPADEKWVEPDGTGFQTTELNNAWLVSSAINTTVKFIDVSKQDLPCIVIIPEEDNSCTFTETHKNCILNASAKEKVHKVKFKFKNVESGKNPSFTVHRGSDPKVCRYNEANAEHECIVNVYREGKISMSIDTDNDDNKDFKYWQCEGPSCPNHEKWNSNNFSEFTVSDNETVITVMYNEVDKHCFFDKFENSAAACNDLPSNERKEYCIDYCAPADHCESASITDGNFADAKWHLVRGKISMVDYENGILSIQKNGDITLMSTINADAGTHGTLKALVRLPRDDSQSGFLLGSDAEATSYLKLSVFIDDYGSAAVRVCNAGGTTCREESLSLSVTENDMVMIEAEITATEITVALSKGNESTKASTKFLLGTWSGYFEGSHVGLRMASPKFKIYGIGWKSTNYECFNTYPTIKCSFAAVAYYGVIPTTKPVKPWVGYSGWEGWNSSDCTEKYYYRGDDACNGDNYGYTTCEDDGYIFDFTSSGKHGYTDLSGTDIRTAKVGLECQNTYSSDNTEEMMWANDSAHCGVFWTGPQNVCSTTDKITGEISLPGSGQQSAAFTRAINMRSGQLKIDLKNDDNSEVWVWLYSQGTGDELYPSEHVSMNGETKTFNASDFETETGGFDISKVKSVHFENKGSGSVTVKNVSALCETAVRVKSCQAEDKVKGTSSFMFIGGKTYMYVQLTAAINNRDGVDNYQIIAHRHSTNTTKTYEIDKADIVVYGTENAMITIPRGLDDINGLLSDWSFSLKLKSDGADYGEEKECRTITGFTPACKIEQPGPGEDPEVNQNAAHFKAWIYNCNGCSYTVTLDGDEKISGNCTAKTGHGLVYAPSNKCDIKIDNKDMPTLTVGTTYKFRLYSPDGDFDECEKTFTVKENGTEPQPSNVNLDCDNLNVTVDGTSVTIETKSTGCGPAEDCTYNIVPAADGSGDYSDNQTINFSYGGSQTSVTHKLTISNGKKSDDCNFNVTYSSSSAKSSSSSAKSSSSSAKSSSSSAKSSSSSKTNDFDCNDHNSIVMQPGTGDVQDIEVSAGQCVKYTMQQSNTLRIGSWWSPHCPVNIKIKNCDGTFTTISHDCSGWISVYQTQKCTIYAKPELDIKWKIYDWN
- the pheS gene encoding phenylalanine--tRNA ligase subunit alpha → MSEAINNVKQAFDAELAQTDLTNQEAVNNLRVKYLGKKGAVTDLMKQMGSLSAEERPAYGKLVNELKVAVSEAIDKAIETANEAALQKKLASGAVDITLPGAGIAAGSTHPLYDVREEIIDFFAQMGFDVDFGRDIETDWYNFEALNTPPDHPSRDMQDTFYVDNKVMLRTHTSGTQIHYMETHKPPFRMIAPGHVFRVDNDATHAPMFQQCEGLVVDENISFADLKGVLQVFMNKLFGAGVKTRFRPSFFPFTEPSAEMDVSCVFCGGKGCRRCKGTGWMEIGGCGSVDPNVFKNCGIDSEKFTGFAFGFGLDRIAMLRHEIPEIGLLTANDQRFLSQF
- a CDS encoding mannose-1-phosphate guanylyltransferase/mannose-6-phosphate isomerase, with product MINLILCGGSGTRLWPISRSLMPKQFARLFDGASLFQRTVKTNSRICEAQYIVSNADQYFLAKDQLEEVGADKARFLLEPVGRNTAPAIALACLGLNPDDIVLVSPSDHVIRKADAYEDCLRKAEEFAKKGFLVTFGITPTGPETGYGYIEANGEDVKRFVEKPDLETAKKYVASGRFFWNSGIFCFKASTFLSELEVYSPDILSAAKVAFANAKKENKDSLIRVDHEDMMNIPSNSIDYAVMEKSSKVKVVPSDIGWSDLGAFDSLYGEFDHDENGNNINAKHLGIGSKNSLVLGGQRQICTIDLDNMLIVDTPDALLVAPLASSQKVKKVVDELKARGSDLPTVPQTVNRPWGTYSVLESTDRYKMKRIVVRPGERLSLQKHLHRSEHWVVVSGTATVTVGDKVFYVRPNESTYIPSGTVHRLQNEGKLPLVIVEVQVGEYTGEDDIIRVQDDYKRS
- a CDS encoding polysaccharide biosynthesis/export family protein — its product is MNKIGIALCGVAGVILSGCFAAPQMRMDIPTDSTTYNGITFKLHSIDEGDMGEPVQVAPNPYEGKLEDLLVDSLPDLEYRIGPLDMVQVVVWEHPELTSPMGQYQPAGQKVTTDGKLFYPYAGEIQVAGLTAQELRAEITKRLSDKILNDPQVDVRVTGYHSRKAFVSGAVNRPGVVRFDENPMTISDMIANVGGFSELADPSFVQLRRGEKIYNIDYVRAFKDNIAIDRILVKPGDQLFVPLRSQMERDRKVYVLGEVNRTGIVRMDSYLSLAEALASAGGVNAINASPKDVYVIRNTSQEKIDIYQLDAKNALALAMADRFELNPRDIVYVDASGIATWNRLLSLILPTMNAVYTGTNIVQNIQEINNAGWKTPSQKKASSK
- a CDS encoding low molecular weight protein-tyrosine-phosphatase — its product is MKNILVVCTGNICRSPTGEYLLKKELGPDFNVMSAGLGALVDNPAHEISQKIALQHGIDMSAHKARQINLDILKWADLILVMENGHKRELLHKYPWLEGKVFRYGESRQVDIPDPYRRPENAYVMAWNFISKLTPYWVEKIRQSEAAK
- the rfbC gene encoding dTDP-4-dehydrorhamnose 3,5-epimerase; the protein is MGKFNFIDTKIEGVKIIEPTVFGDARGYFMETYSRRDFAEGGIDVDFVQDNESRSKKGVLRGLHFQKQNPQGKLVRVIEGEVFDVAVDLRKNSKTFGKWVGVTLSAENKKQFYIPEGFAHGFVVLSETASFVYKCTRFYAPGDEGGLMWNDPEIGIKWPVGDGFEPLLSEKDTKNPCLKDLGFAFDL